The Dioscorea cayenensis subsp. rotundata cultivar TDr96_F1 chromosome 19, TDr96_F1_v2_PseudoChromosome.rev07_lg8_w22 25.fasta, whole genome shotgun sequence genome includes a window with the following:
- the LOC120250303 gene encoding very-long-chain aldehyde decarbonylase GL1-4-like, with translation MATKPGYLTQWPWQSLGNFKYLLLAPWVLDGAHKAMRDGWNVNFTYLAILPLLLSRVLHNLVWISISRFQNARSKHRILDRSLDLDQVDRERNWDDQILFSGFIAYSISMCFSTDATNLPIWRMDGWVIIMLLHAGPVEFLYYWFHRALHHHFLYSRYHSHHHASIVTEPITSVIHPFAEHIVYHFLFFIPLLTSIFTKTSSILAIFFYMTFVDFMNNMGHCNFELVPNWLFKVFPPLKYLMYTPSYHSLHHTQFRTNYSLFMPFYDYIYNTMDKSSDCLYETSLKGKEEKCDVVHLTHPTTLQSIYHLRFSFPSLASKPYDSKWYMMLVCPLSLISMAFTWIYGSCFTVERNKLKKLIMQTWAIPRYSFQYELSWEKDAINDLIEKAVLEADCRGVRVLSLGLLNQGREINGNGELYLRKHPNLNLMIVDGSSLAAAVVLRSIPSGINQVLISGTLSKIGCAIATELCKKGTQVMMTCKTDFDYLMLRMLDSTSRHLTFTRNYTTQVWLIGEGMDHAEQMMAPKGAIFIPFSQFPLKKARKDCTYYSTPSLRMPDALENVHSCENWLPRRVMSAWRVAGIIHALEGWNEHECGDTMLDIEKVLSAAILHGFFPLTQASYEKQ, from the exons atgGCAACAAAACCAGGGTACTTAACTCAATGGCCCTGGCAAAGCCTTGGCAActtcaag TATTTGCTGTTGGCTCCATGGGTGCTGGATGGAGCTCACAAGGCCATGAGAGATGGATGGAATGTAAACTTCACGTATCTAGCCATCCTCCCCCTTCTTCTCTCCAGAGTGCTTCACAACCTGGTCTGGATCTCCATATCCCGTTTCCAGAATGCCAGGAGCAAACACAGGATCCTTGATAGAAGCCTTGACCTCGACCAAGTTGACCGTGAGAGAAACTg GGATGACCAGATCTTGTTCAGTGGTTTTATAGCCTACTCGATCTCCATGTGCTTCAGTACTGATGCTACCAACCTTCCAATATGGAGAATGGACGGTTGGGTCATCATCATGCTCCTCCATGCTGGCCCTGTGGAGTTCCTCTACTACTGGTTCCACAGAGCTCTTCACCATCACTTCCTCTACTCTCGCTATCACTCTCACCACCATGCTTCAATTGTCACCGAGCCCATTACTt CTGTGATTCATCCATTTGCAGAGCATATAGTGTACCACTTTCTCTTCTTTATTCCTTTGCTGACGTCCATCTTTACCAAGACAAGCTCCATTCTtgctatttttttctatatgacATTCGTTGACTTTATGAACAACATGGGGCATTGTAACTTTGAGCTTGTCCCGAACTGGCTCTTCAAGGTCTTCCCTCCTCTCAAGTATCTCATGTATACTCCCTC GTATCATTCTCTTCATCACACTCAGTTTAGAACCAATTACTCTCTATTCATGCCTTTTTATGATTACATCTACAACACAATGGACAAGTCTTCTGATTGTTTGTATGAGACTTCcctcaaaggaaaagaagaaaaatgtgaTGTCGTTCATCTAACTCATCCTACAACCTTGCAATCTATTTATCATCTTCGTTTCAGTTTCCCTTCCTTGGCTTCGAAACCATATGATTCTAAGTGGTACATGATGTTGGTTTGTCCGTTGTCGCTCATATCAATGGCATTTACATGGATCTATGGTTCTTGTTTTACTGTTGAGAGAAACAAATTGAAGAAACTAATAATGCAGACATGGGCAATACCAAGATATTCTTTCCAA TATGAATTATCTTGGGAAAAAGATGCAATCAATGATCTGATTGAGAAGGCTGTTCTTGAGGCAGATTGCAGAGGAGTTAGAGTTTTGAGTCTTGGACTATTAAATCAG GGCAGAGAAATCAATGGAAACGGTGAATTGTATCTGAGGAAACacccaaatttaaatttaatgattgTTGATGGAAGTAGTTTAGCAGCAGCAGTTGTTCTCAGAAGTATTCCATCGGGAATAAACCAAGTACTGATTTCAGGAACTCTCTCTAAGATTGGCTGTGCAATTGCAACAGAACTATGTAAAAAGGGAACTCAG GTTATGATGACATGCAAGACTGATTTTGATTATCTGATGTTAAGAATGTTAGATTCGACTTCAAGACACTTAACTTTCACAAGGAATTATACCACTCAG GTTTGGTTGATAGGAGAAGGAATGGATCATGCAGAGCAAATGATGGCACCGAAAGGCGCCATCTTCATACCTTTCTCACAGTTTCCTTTGAAGAAAGCTCGCAAGGATTGCACTTACTACTCCACCCCCTCCTTGAGAATGCCTGATGCACTTGAGAATGTGCATTCTTGTGAG AATTGGCTTCCGAGAAGGGTTATGAGCGCATGGCGAGTTGCAGGGATAATTCATGCATTGGAAGGATGGAACGAACATGAATGTGGAGACACAATGCTTGACATTGAGAAAGTATTGTCTGCTGCAATCCTTCATGGATTCTTCCCTTTAACTCAAGCAtcatatgaaaaacaataa
- the LOC120249272 gene encoding uncharacterized protein LOC120249272, which yields MGDGWSDQRQRTLINFLVHCPNGISFIKIVDASDIVKDATNLMNLFSEIVEWVGPSNVVHLVTDNASNYVAADCLLMVKIAAPIIKLLRVVDADEKPSLGYVYEGMFRIHKGIMSIFRDKQRLYDPYIKIVDERWDKHFRRNIHAAAYFLNPAFLYDESTFVETPEVMQGLLDLLEQRSICSNSEKVMKEIKIYQDRLGSFSRKSSLPASKNMQPDEWWKLFGHSAPYLQKVAIRLLSQTASSSGCEHNWSLFERIHTKRRNKLEHQRLNDLVYVTYNLRLRQRHQHKKRSYDPVDYDCIDKTDFWVAEDECPPELDYEEIMDDNVYGDNAIPIFDDRHGQDDVDIQEEVNLQDFGDVGGVGGHASFDQRFDGNDDINLSFDPSSWT from the exons ATGGGTGATGGTTGGAGTGATCAAAGACAAAgaactttgatcaattttttggtGCATTGTCCTAATGGCATTTCCTTCATAAAAATTGTTGATGCATCGGATATCGTTAAGGATGCCacaaatttgatgaatttgttttcaGAGATTGTGGAATGGGTTGGGCCTTCAAATGTTGTACATTTGGTGACAGATAATGCTAGTAATTATGTTGCCGCAG ATTGCTTGTTGATGGTGAAAATAGCGGCTCCAATAATTAAGCTACTTCGTGTTGTGGATGCCGATGAGAAACCTTCTCTTGGTTATGTTTATGAGGGGATGTTTAGAATTCATAAAGGGATCATGTCTATCTTTAGAGACAAGCAAAGGTTGTATGATCCTTACATCAAAATTGTTGATGAACGATGGGATAAGCATTTTCGGCGCAACATTCATGCGGCCGCCTATTTTCTCAACCCCGCTTTTTTATATGATGAAAGCACATTTGTAGAAACTCCAGAAGTAATGCAAGGCCTACTTGATTTGTTAGAGCAAAGAAGCATATGTAGCAATAGTGAGAAGGTGATGAAGGAGATCAAAATATATCAAGATCGATTAGGGAGTTTTAGTCGTAAATCCTCTTTGCCAGCATCTAAAAATATGCAACCAG ATGAATGGTGGAAATTATTTGGACATAGTGCTCCTTACTTGCAAAAAGTGGCTATTCGACTCCTTAGTCAAACTGCTTCTTCATCAGGATGTGAACATAATTGGAGTCTCTTTGAGCGCATTCACACTAAACGAAGGAACAAATTGGAGCATCAAAGGTTAAATGATCTTGTGTATGTAACTTATAACTTACGTTTACGACAAAG aCATCAACACAAGAAAAGGAGCTATGATCCGGTTGATTATGATTGTATTGATAAGACGGATTTTTGGGTAGCGGAAGATGAATGTCCTCCCGAActtgattatgaagaaatcatGGATGATAATGTTTATGGAGATAATGCTATTCCTATATTTGATGATCGTCATGGTCAAG atgACGTGGATatccaagaagaagtaaatttgCAAGATTttggtgatgttggtggtgtTGGTGGCCATGCAAGCTTTGATCAAAGatttgatggaaatgatgatattaatttgagttttgatcCAAGTTCATGGACTTAA
- the LOC120250304 gene encoding LOW QUALITY PROTEIN: very-long-chain aldehyde decarbonylase GL1-4-like (The sequence of the model RefSeq protein was modified relative to this genomic sequence to represent the inferred CDS: deleted 1 base in 1 codon) produces MATKPGYLTQWPWQSLGNFKYLLLAPWVVDGAHKAMREGWNVDLTYLAILPLLLSRVLHNLVWISISRFQNAGANTGYILDRSLDFDQVDRERNWDDQILFNGLFFYVAHMLITDATYLPIWRMDGWIIIMLLHAGPVEFLYYWFHRALHHHFLYSLYHSHHHASIVTEPISSVIHPFAELIVCYFLFSIPLQISIFTKTNSILALFFYVTYIDFMNNMGHCNFELVPNWFFNVFPPLKYLMYTPSYHSLHHTQFRTNYCLFMPFYDYIYNTMDKSSDCLYETSRKGKEEKCDVVHLTHPTTLQSIYHLRFGFPSLSSKPYDSKWYMLLLWPLSLISMAFTWIYGSCFTVERNKLKKLIMQTWAIPRYSFQYELSWEKNAINDLIEKAVLEADCRGIRVLSLGMLNKGRKINGYGELYPGTEPRGG; encoded by the exons atgGCAACAAAACCAGGCTACCTAACTCAGTGGCCCTGGCAAAGCCTTGGCAActtcaag TACTTGCTGTTAGCTCCATGGGTGGTGGATGGAGCTCACAAGGCCATGAGAGAGGGATGGAATGTAGACTTAACGTATCTAGCCATCCTCCCCCTTCTTCTCTCCAGAGTGCTTCACAACCTGGTCTGGATCTCCATATCCCGCTTCCAGAATGCC GGAGCAAACACAGGATATATCCTTGATAGAAGCCTTGACTTCGACCAAGTTGACCGTGAGAGAAActg GGATGACCAGATCCTGTTCAATGGTCTTTTCTTCTACGTGGCCCACATGTTGATCACGGATGCTACCTACCTTCCGATATGGAGAATGGACGGTTGGATCATCATCATGCTTCTCCATGCGGGCCCTGTGGAGTTCCTCTACTACTGGTTCCACAGAGCTCTTCACCATCACTTCCTCTACTCTCTCTATCACTCTCACCACCATGCTTCTATTGTCACTGAGCCCATCAGTT CCGTGATTCATCCATTTGCAGAGCTTATAGTGTGCTACTTTCTCTTCTCTATTCCACTGCAAATCTCCATCTTCACCAAAACAAACTCCATTCTTGCTCTTTTTTTCTATGTAACTTACATTGACTTCATGAACAACATGGGACATTGTAACTTTGAGCTTGTCCCTAACTGGTTCTTCAACGTTTTCCCGCCTCTCAAGTATCTCATGTACACTCCCTC GTATCACTCTCTTCATCATACTCAGTTTAGAACAAATTACTGTCTGTTCATGCCTTTTTATGACTACATTTACAACACCATGGACAAGTCTTCTGATTGTTTGTATGAGACTTCCcgcaaaggaaaagaagaaaaatgtgaTGTCGTTCATCTAACTCATCCTACAACCTTGCAATCTATTTACCATCTTCGTTTCGGTTTCCCTTCCTTGTCTTCAAAACCATATGATTCCAAGTGGTACATGCTGTTGCTTTGGCCATTGTCGCTCATATCAATGGCATTTACATGGATCTATGGTTCTTGTTTTACTGTTGAGAGAAACAAACTGAAGAAACTAATAATGCAGACGTGGGCAATACCCAGATATTCTTTCCAA TATGAATTATCTTGGGAGAAAAATGCAATCAATGATCTGATTGAGAAGGCTGTTCTTGAGGCAGATTGCAGAGGAATTAGAGTTTTGAGCCTAGGAATGTTAAACAAG GGCAGAAAAATCAATGGATACGGTGAGTTGTATccagggacggaaccaagggggggctag